The Nitrogeniibacter aestuarii genome has a window encoding:
- a CDS encoding DUF4405 domain-containing protein produces the protein MKLDREWITPVTAGAFVLLGVTGVLMFFHLDTGLNKLAHEWLGWVLLAAVALHLTLNFKGLKRQLSQPRGQILAGLFVLVLGLSFLPLGGNAPGGKAAFMATAGALADAPIGVLAQVARVDEATLSKRFDAAGHPLGDATTVHELIGADPGTQAALLAQVLRQR, from the coding sequence ATGAAACTCGATCGCGAATGGATTACCCCCGTCACTGCCGGCGCCTTCGTGCTGCTGGGCGTCACCGGCGTCCTCATGTTCTTTCATCTCGACACCGGTCTGAACAAGCTCGCCCACGAATGGCTCGGGTGGGTGCTGCTGGCCGCCGTTGCGCTGCATCTGACACTCAATTTCAAGGGGCTCAAGCGGCAGCTGTCCCAGCCCCGCGGCCAGATCCTGGCAGGGCTGTTTGTCCTCGTGCTGGGGTTGAGCTTTCTCCCCCTCGGCGGTAACGCCCCGGGCGGAAAGGCAGCCTTCATGGCCACCGCCGGTGCCCTGGCGGACGCCCCCATCGGCGTGCTGGCGCAGGTGGCCAGAGTGGACGAAGCAACCCTGAGCAAGCGCTTTGACGCGGCCGGTCACCCCCTGGGCGATGCAACCACGGTGCACGAACTGATCGGCGCCGACCCCGGCACCCAGGCCGCCTTGCTGGCGCAGGTGCTGCGTCAGCGGTAA
- a CDS encoding PAS domain-containing protein — MKRAITPTQVERVMRDDDFIVSKTSPKGIITYGNPIFVEFSGYTEEELLGSQHNIIRHPDMPRSAFKLAWDTIAAGKEFFAYVKNMSKDGGYYWVFAHITPDFDANGQILGYTSVRRCPKRPAIEIISSVYASMLAAEKAAGARDAIAAGTDVLLSVLNDKGMSYEELIFAL; from the coding sequence ATGAAAAGAGCCATCACACCGACCCAGGTCGAGCGGGTGATGCGCGATGACGACTTCATCGTCTCAAAGACCAGCCCCAAGGGCATCATTACCTACGGAAATCCGATCTTCGTCGAATTTTCGGGCTACACGGAAGAAGAACTGCTCGGTTCCCAGCACAACATCATCCGTCATCCCGACATGCCCCGTTCCGCCTTCAAGCTGGCCTGGGACACCATCGCTGCAGGCAAGGAGTTCTTTGCCTACGTCAAGAACATGTCCAAGGACGGCGGCTACTACTGGGTCTTTGCCCACATCACGCCCGACTTTGACGCCAACGGTCAGATCCTGGGCTACACCTCGGTGCGCCGCTGCCCCAAGCGGCCGGCGATCGAGATCATCTCATCCGTCTATGCCTCCATGCTGGCCGCCGAAAAGGCCGCCGGGGCCCGCGACGCCATCGCTGCCGGCACCGATGTACTGCTGTCGGTCCTCAACGACAAGGGAATGAGCTATGAAGAACTCATCTTCGCCCTTTGA
- a CDS encoding methyl-accepting chemotaxis protein, producing MKNSSSPFDRRWAVLALIAAGAGASFWAAWAGALVLGLAAALLMWPSGRSNQELDQLDALLHEVGRGHLTDRLPHEFSDATLESMRINLNSALDQTETAFREMLGGMEGTAKSRPWRRLQTSGLHGIFARVLDQMQHMLDELHTAQVAVAREALLSRIFMRSERGLSMAIHHVSSSLDSVCQQATDSGQLANTFSSSAMSMSQAAERMSAALGQAETSANQSSGAMADLATKADAIRNLTGTIDNIAKQTNLLALNASIEAARAGEAGRGFAVVADEVRQLADESQRSAEEIASAITAMAQSMKSAIEQTSVLTSSVSEARQTANEFGQDLAEAASSARQVGDMATDIVTGAHTMETSMNVVATAQKARSDANLIINGDPVDVSTLSEMEQEAARIAANRRWINDDGDRKHLVDIYEHLFANLEEQMR from the coding sequence ATGAAGAACTCATCTTCGCCCTTTGACCGCCGGTGGGCGGTGCTCGCCCTGATCGCTGCAGGCGCCGGGGCGAGCTTCTGGGCGGCCTGGGCAGGCGCGCTCGTGCTGGGTCTGGCCGCCGCATTGCTGATGTGGCCGAGCGGTCGTTCGAATCAGGAGCTGGACCAACTCGATGCCCTGCTCCATGAGGTCGGCCGCGGGCATCTGACCGATCGTCTGCCGCACGAGTTCTCCGACGCCACGCTCGAATCCATGCGCATCAACCTCAACTCGGCGCTCGACCAGACCGAAACCGCGTTTCGCGAGATGCTCGGCGGCATGGAAGGCACGGCCAAGAGTCGTCCGTGGCGCCGGCTGCAGACCTCGGGCCTGCACGGCATCTTTGCCCGCGTGCTCGACCAGATGCAGCACATGCTCGACGAGTTGCACACCGCCCAGGTGGCGGTGGCGCGCGAAGCCCTGCTGTCGCGTATCTTCATGCGCTCGGAACGAGGCCTGTCGATGGCCATTCATCACGTCAGTTCTTCACTCGACAGCGTCTGCCAGCAAGCCACGGATTCCGGGCAGCTAGCCAACACCTTTTCGAGCTCGGCCATGAGCATGTCCCAGGCCGCCGAACGCATGTCGGCCGCGCTCGGTCAGGCGGAAACCTCGGCCAATCAGAGCAGCGGTGCCATGGCCGACCTGGCCACCAAGGCAGACGCCATCCGCAACCTCACCGGCACCATCGACAACATTGCCAAGCAAACCAACCTGCTGGCCCTCAATGCCTCCATCGAGGCGGCACGGGCTGGTGAAGCCGGGCGGGGTTTCGCGGTGGTGGCGGACGAAGTGCGCCAGCTGGCCGATGAATCACAACGTTCGGCCGAGGAGATCGCCAGTGCCATCACCGCCATGGCCCAGTCGATGAAGTCGGCGATCGAACAGACCTCGGTGCTCACCAGTTCGGTGTCGGAAGCCCGCCAGACCGCCAACGAGTTTGGTCAGGACCTGGCAGAAGCGGCTTCCTCGGCCCGTCAGGTGGGCGACATGGCCACCGATATCGTCACGGGTGCCCACACCATGGAAACGTCCATGAACGTCGTGGCGACGGCTCAGAAGGCGCGCTCGGACGCCAACCTGATCATCAATGGCGACCCGGTGGACGTGAGCACGCTCAGCGAGATGGAGCAGGAAGCCGCCCGTATTGCCGCCAACCGCCGCTGGATCAACGATGACGGCGACCGCAAGCATCTGGTGGATATCTACGAACACCTGTTCGCCAACCTGGAAGAACAGATGCGCTGA
- a CDS encoding ankyrin repeat domain-containing protein: MIAMPLATHPVRERRISPHDAADMIMRFREGALPELAIFDVRDAMSFKTVHVPGAQHLTDSSFPTLTRGLTKHTPILVYCYHGNASQVWAQTFVDFRFVEAWSVDGGFEELSAHLGSRQAGRVDPPRATNASAALVSFISAHGFNPDDLDAPRDHGLTPLMRASLLGNVPLADELIRLGVDLDKRNMDGNTAVWMACVSGKAELLRRLAGAGIDLDNRNDMGATSLMFCASAGKTDLVALLLELGADPMITNFDDLRAGDLAASRECLSLLRHTVK; this comes from the coding sequence ATGATTGCCATGCCCCTGGCCACCCATCCGGTTCGCGAACGCCGTATCAGCCCTCACGACGCTGCCGACATGATCATGCGCTTCCGTGAGGGGGCACTGCCTGAACTGGCGATTTTCGACGTGCGCGACGCCATGAGCTTCAAGACGGTGCACGTGCCCGGCGCCCAGCACCTGACCGACAGCAGCTTTCCGACCCTCACCCGCGGTTTGACAAAACACACGCCGATTCTGGTCTATTGCTATCACGGCAATGCCAGCCAGGTGTGGGCGCAGACCTTCGTGGATTTCCGCTTCGTGGAGGCCTGGAGTGTCGATGGCGGCTTCGAGGAACTGTCGGCTCACCTGGGCTCCCGCCAGGCGGGCCGGGTCGATCCGCCACGGGCCACGAACGCCAGCGCGGCGCTGGTCAGTTTCATTTCGGCGCATGGCTTCAATCCCGACGATCTGGACGCCCCGCGCGACCATGGCCTGACCCCGCTGATGCGGGCCAGCCTGTTGGGCAACGTGCCGCTGGCCGATGAACTGATCCGCCTGGGTGTGGATCTGGACAAGCGCAACATGGACGGCAATACCGCCGTGTGGATGGCCTGTGTGTCAGGCAAGGCCGAACTGCTGCGCCGGCTGGCCGGTGCCGGCATCGATCTGGACAACCGTAACGACATGGGCGCCACCAGCCTCATGTTCTGTGCCTCGGCCGGCAAGACCGATCTGGTCGCACTGCTGCTTGAACTTGGGGCCGACCCGATGATCACCAATTTCGACGACTTGCGTGCCGGCGATCTGGCCGCCTCACGCGAGTGTCTGAGTCTGCTTCGTCATACCGTCAAATAA
- a CDS encoding YaiI/YqxD family protein produces the protein MKNPYIQGMQIWIDADACPVTIRTIIFRAAERVQVHATLVANQYIRMPPSKWVSSVQVPSGFDVADNYIAERVSEGDLVITSDIPLAADVVERGGIALDSRGQRYTRENVREALAMRDFMMQMRDTGQVSGGPPPLSKADVAEFARQLDQCLARRPKPPANTGRTP, from the coding sequence GTGAAAAACCCCTATATTCAGGGCATGCAGATCTGGATCGATGCCGACGCCTGTCCGGTCACCATACGGACCATCATCTTCCGTGCCGCGGAGCGCGTACAGGTGCACGCGACCCTGGTGGCCAACCAGTACATCCGCATGCCGCCCTCGAAATGGGTGAGCTCAGTGCAGGTGCCCTCCGGCTTCGACGTCGCCGACAATTACATCGCCGAGCGTGTGAGCGAAGGGGACCTGGTCATCACCTCGGACATTCCGCTGGCGGCGGACGTGGTCGAGCGCGGCGGCATTGCGCTCGATTCGCGCGGGCAGCGCTACACCCGCGAGAATGTGCGCGAAGCGCTGGCCATGCGTGATTTCATGATGCAGATGCGTGACACCGGTCAGGTCAGCGGCGGCCCCCCGCCCCTGTCCAAGGCGGATGTGGCCGAGTTCGCGCGTCAACTCGATCAATGCCTGGCCCGGCGGCCGAAACCCCCGGCAAACACCGGGCGCACGCCGTGA
- a CDS encoding OmpA family protein: MKKRILAIAFASTLVAAGCQTTETQNKTIGAVGGAVLGGVIGNQVGGTRSTVVGAALGGAFGYLVGSKVGVTEQPDGSVKLDIPGAVLFQTNSAQLNPNFQSTLNQIAGTLQEHPNATVNVVGHTDSTGSDSYNMKLSQDRALSVTNYLAMQGVAPARMTATGQGETMPVADNGTAEGRAQNRRVEMYVR, translated from the coding sequence ATGAAGAAACGTATTCTCGCCATCGCCTTTGCTTCGACCCTGGTTGCAGCCGGCTGCCAGACGACCGAAACCCAGAACAAGACCATTGGCGCAGTAGGCGGCGCAGTGCTTGGCGGCGTCATCGGTAATCAGGTCGGCGGTACCCGCAGTACCGTGGTCGGTGCCGCGCTGGGGGGTGCCTTCGGCTATCTGGTCGGCTCCAAGGTGGGCGTGACCGAGCAGCCCGACGGCTCGGTGAAACTCGATATTCCGGGTGCCGTGCTGTTCCAGACCAACAGCGCCCAGCTGAACCCGAACTTCCAGAGCACCCTGAACCAGATCGCGGGCACGCTGCAGGAGCACCCCAACGCCACCGTAAATGTGGTCGGTCACACCGACAGCACCGGCTCCGACAGCTACAACATGAAGCTCTCGCAGGATCGTGCCCTGTCGGTCACCAACTACCTGGCCATGCAGGGCGTGGCCCCGGCGCGCATGACCGCCACCGGCCAGGGCGAGACCATGCCGGTGGCCGACAACGGAACGGCTGAAGGCCGTGCTCAGAACCGTCGCGTGGAGATGTACGTGCGCTGA
- the msrB gene encoding peptide-methionine (R)-S-oxide reductase MsrB — protein MKHRKEAWARVLPEETFRVLFKEATECAGTSPLNDEKRPGTFVCAACHSPLFTQQTKFNSGTGWPSFWQAIEGAVDTRTDFKLILPRTEYHCARCGGHQGHVFRDGPAPTGLRYCNNGVALRFVPDGEALPPVREP, from the coding sequence ATGAAGCACCGCAAAGAGGCTTGGGCCCGCGTGCTTCCGGAGGAGACCTTCCGGGTCCTCTTCAAGGAAGCGACCGAATGCGCCGGCACCAGCCCACTCAATGATGAAAAGCGCCCCGGCACCTTCGTGTGTGCCGCCTGCCACAGTCCACTCTTCACCCAGCAGACCAAGTTCAACTCGGGCACCGGCTGGCCGAGCTTCTGGCAGGCCATCGAGGGTGCAGTGGACACCAGGACCGACTTCAAGCTGATCCTGCCGCGCACCGAATACCACTGCGCCCGATGCGGCGGGCACCAGGGGCATGTGTTCCGCGACGGACCGGCACCCACCGGCCTGCGCTACTGCAACAACGGTGTGGCCCTGCGCTTCGTGCCCGACGGCGAAGCCCTGCCCCCGGTTCGCGAGCCCTAA
- a CDS encoding flavodoxin family protein: protein MIINGAYRPDGHTDRVIAELSRLLTGAGLRVETVMLRETSIEFCHNCRECTQVPGINPPPCVIDDDMNGLVERMERADGFIFAAPTNFGTATALFKRYLERLTVYGIWPWGARMPKLRKQGVVPKPALLITSCSAPAWIGRWVFHAMGELKLAARTVGATPVGRLISGQVLAPPGTALDGPTRHRVARLGQRLIKAMAT, encoded by the coding sequence ATGATTATCAATGGCGCCTATCGCCCCGATGGCCACACCGACCGGGTGATCGCCGAGTTGTCGCGGTTGCTGACCGGCGCCGGCCTGCGTGTGGAGACCGTGATGCTGCGTGAGACGAGCATCGAGTTCTGTCACAACTGTCGCGAATGCACCCAGGTGCCGGGCATCAACCCGCCCCCCTGTGTGATCGACGATGACATGAATGGGCTGGTTGAGCGCATGGAGCGCGCCGATGGTTTCATCTTTGCGGCCCCCACCAATTTCGGTACCGCGACCGCACTCTTCAAGCGCTATCTGGAACGTCTCACGGTCTATGGCATCTGGCCCTGGGGTGCACGGATGCCGAAGCTGCGCAAGCAGGGCGTGGTGCCGAAACCGGCGCTCCTCATCACCTCGTGCAGTGCGCCGGCGTGGATCGGCCGGTGGGTGTTTCATGCGATGGGCGAACTGAAGCTCGCTGCCCGCACCGTGGGCGCCACACCGGTGGGCCGGCTGATCAGCGGTCAGGTGCTGGCACCGCCCGGCACCGCGCTGGATGGGCCAACCCGGCACCGGGTGGCCCGTCTCGGCCAGCGGCTCATCAAGGCCATGGCCACCTGA
- a CDS encoding TIGR03862 family flavoprotein — MDRQGTGTEQTTIAVIGGGPAGLMAAETLAASGLSVDVYERMPTVGRKLLMAGRGGLNITHRMPRPEFDAQYHAQDGRIGHWLDVMDGPAVCRWLEGLGIKTFTGSSGKVFPVQMKAAPMLRAWLRRLGELGVRVHVRHRWLGWTDNGALRFETPDGERHVLAAATVLALGGGSWSRLGSDGRWLPVLDAAGVPVTPLQPANCGFHVDISASTRERHAGEPLKAVALTVTAPDGHSRTRRGECLVTRHGLQGPLVYALSASLRASINAGDGRVVMDLMPDVTEVQLGARLSAPRGKRSVSGHWQRTIGLKGLKADLLRDALAREHWDDPARVARTLKALPLHFLSPRPIDEAISTAGGVALDGVDTALMIKSRPGVFVAGEMLDWDAPTGGYLLTACLASGRVAAQGVIAWGHDRFQGG; from the coding sequence ATGGATCGACAGGGCACCGGCACCGAGCAAACGACCATCGCCGTGATCGGCGGCGGACCGGCCGGGCTGATGGCCGCGGAGACACTGGCGGCCTCGGGCCTGTCGGTCGATGTCTATGAACGCATGCCCACGGTCGGACGCAAGTTGCTCATGGCCGGTCGCGGTGGGCTCAACATCACCCACCGGATGCCGCGGCCCGAATTCGATGCCCAATACCATGCGCAGGACGGGCGGATCGGCCACTGGCTGGACGTGATGGACGGGCCCGCCGTGTGTCGATGGCTCGAAGGGCTCGGTATCAAGACCTTCACCGGCAGCTCGGGCAAGGTCTTTCCGGTGCAGATGAAGGCCGCCCCCATGCTCCGCGCCTGGCTGCGCCGCCTCGGTGAGCTGGGGGTGCGCGTTCACGTGCGCCATCGCTGGCTGGGCTGGACCGACAACGGTGCACTGCGCTTCGAGACCCCGGACGGTGAGCGGCACGTCCTGGCGGCGGCCACGGTGCTGGCCCTGGGTGGTGGGAGCTGGTCGCGTCTTGGATCCGATGGTCGATGGCTGCCGGTGCTCGATGCCGCCGGGGTGCCGGTCACCCCGTTGCAGCCGGCCAACTGCGGTTTTCATGTGGACATCAGCGCCTCGACGCGCGAGCGCCACGCCGGCGAGCCGCTCAAGGCCGTGGCCCTGACCGTGACCGCGCCGGACGGACACTCAAGGACACGCCGGGGCGAATGCCTGGTTACCCGTCACGGTCTGCAGGGGCCGCTGGTGTATGCCTTGTCTGCGTCGCTGCGTGCATCGATCAATGCCGGTGACGGCCGGGTGGTGATGGATCTGATGCCCGATGTGACTGAAGTGCAGCTCGGTGCGCGACTGTCGGCCCCGCGGGGCAAGCGAAGCGTGAGTGGCCACTGGCAGCGCACCATCGGGCTCAAGGGCCTGAAGGCCGATCTGCTGCGTGACGCACTCGCCCGCGAACACTGGGACGACCCCGCGCGGGTTGCCCGCACGCTCAAGGCGCTGCCGCTGCACTTTCTTTCACCGCGCCCCATCGACGAGGCGATCAGCACCGCCGGCGGGGTTGCACTGGACGGGGTGGATACCGCACTCATGATCAAGTCGCGTCCCGGGGTTTTCGTGGCCGGCGAAATGCTCGACTGGGATGCCCCCACGGGCGGTTATCTGCTCACCGCCTGCCTGGCAAGCGGCCGGGTGGCGGCGCAAGGGGTGATCGCCTGGGGGCACGACCGCTTTCAAGGCGGGTAA
- a CDS encoding mechanosensitive ion channel family protein has translation MDNVLNTAGDWAINVLFALAIFFIGRQVAKLIIKVCRRVLSRSRMDEMLVNFVLSILSGVLLLIVIVAALDRLGVDTTSLVALIGAAGLAIGLSLQDSLKNFAAGVMLIVFRPFKAGDFVEAAGTSGVVETISIFSSTFRTPDNRSIIIPNGAIYSDVITNYSARDTRRIDLVIGISYDDDIRKAKEVAEAVIKGDERVLEDPAPFIGVADLGASSVDLHIRPWVKSSDYFATMCDLKEKIKVAYDDNGISIPYPQTDLHVHQVSDKTGDAKPFVVARKAEDREEGGDD, from the coding sequence ATGGACAACGTCCTCAATACCGCAGGAGACTGGGCCATCAACGTCCTGTTCGCCCTGGCCATCTTTTTCATCGGTCGCCAGGTCGCCAAACTGATCATCAAGGTTTGCCGCCGCGTCCTGTCGCGCTCGCGCATGGACGAAATGCTGGTCAACTTCGTCCTGTCGATTCTCAGCGGTGTTCTGCTGCTGATCGTGATTGTCGCGGCCCTCGACCGACTGGGTGTGGACACCACCTCCCTGGTCGCTCTCATCGGTGCCGCCGGCCTGGCCATCGGCCTGTCGCTGCAGGATTCGCTCAAGAATTTCGCCGCCGGCGTGATGCTGATCGTCTTCCGGCCGTTCAAGGCCGGCGATTTCGTCGAGGCCGCAGGCACGTCGGGCGTGGTCGAAACCATCAGCATCTTCAGTTCCACCTTCCGCACCCCGGACAACCGCTCGATCATCATCCCCAACGGCGCGATCTATTCCGATGTGATCACCAACTACTCGGCCCGTGACACCCGCCGGATCGATCTGGTGATCGGCATCAGCTACGACGACGACATCCGCAAGGCCAAGGAAGTGGCCGAGGCGGTGATCAAGGGCGACGAGCGCGTGCTCGAAGACCCGGCCCCGTTCATCGGCGTGGCCGATCTGGGCGCCAGCAGCGTGGATCTGCACATCCGCCCGTGGGTGAAGTCCTCCGACTACTTCGCCACCATGTGCGACCTGAAGGAGAAGATCAAGGTCGCGTACGACGACAACGGCATCTCCATTCCCTACCCGCAGACCGATCTGCATGTGCATCAGGTCTCGGACAAGACCGGCGACGCCAAGCCGTTCGTGGTCGCCAGGAAGGCCGAAGACCGGGAAGAGGGCGGCGACGACTGA
- a CDS encoding VOC family protein produces MSVPGALTLKPWLPAIHMGRSGRFYLDLGFACRWSTPEKAEYACGDVAFILHHDYMAVVAENTVMRLEVDDVERWWRHAHDQRLNDVYDVKLGRVIWQDGEGMFTLTDPAGVLWQIVQPRPGD; encoded by the coding sequence GTGAGTGTGCCCGGGGCCCTCACCCTCAAGCCCTGGCTGCCCGCCATCCACATGGGTCGCTCCGGGCGTTTCTACCTCGACCTGGGCTTTGCCTGCCGCTGGTCGACGCCGGAGAAGGCCGAATACGCCTGTGGTGACGTGGCCTTCATCCTCCATCACGACTACATGGCAGTGGTGGCCGAGAACACCGTCATGCGACTGGAGGTCGACGACGTGGAGCGCTGGTGGCGTCATGCACACGATCAGCGACTCAACGACGTGTACGACGTGAAGCTCGGGCGGGTGATATGGCAGGACGGTGAGGGCATGTTCACCCTCACCGATCCGGCCGGTGTCCTGTGGCAGATCGTCCAGCCGCGTCCGGGCGACTGA
- a CDS encoding glutamine amidotransferase, with the protein MSVAVVLRHAAFEDLGLLAVPLKERGYRIEVLDAGVNARPERLRAADLLVVCSGPISVYDTERYPYLGEEIRIVSQRLVAHRPTLGIGLGAQLMASAMGARVYPATHRELGWSPLQLTEHGCASPIAAVGDLPVLHWHADTFDLPAGARLLAASTDTPHQAFSVGRFGLALQFHLEVDPARIEQWLIGHAFELHEAGINIPALRSATALHGPRLVPVARAMITDWLDAMAPRRTR; encoded by the coding sequence ATGTCCGTTGCCGTCGTCCTGCGCCATGCCGCCTTCGAAGATCTTGGCTTGTTGGCGGTGCCACTGAAAGAACGCGGCTACCGGATCGAAGTGCTCGACGCGGGGGTCAATGCCCGGCCCGAGCGCTTGCGTGCCGCCGACCTGCTGGTGGTGTGCAGCGGCCCGATTTCGGTGTATGACACCGAGCGCTATCCCTATCTGGGCGAAGAGATCCGCATCGTTTCCCAGCGGCTGGTGGCCCATCGGCCAACCCTGGGGATCGGTCTGGGGGCGCAACTCATGGCCTCGGCCATGGGGGCACGCGTCTATCCGGCTACCCATCGCGAACTGGGCTGGAGCCCGCTGCAACTGACCGAACATGGCTGTGCGTCCCCGATCGCGGCCGTGGGGGACCTGCCGGTCCTGCACTGGCATGCCGACACCTTCGACCTGCCGGCCGGCGCCCGCTTGCTGGCCGCCTCGACCGACACGCCGCACCAGGCCTTCAGTGTCGGGCGTTTCGGTCTGGCCTTGCAGTTTCATCTGGAAGTCGATCCGGCGCGCATCGAACAGTGGCTGATCGGCCACGCCTTCGAACTGCATGAAGCGGGCATCAACATCCCGGCTCTGCGCTCGGCCACCGCGCTGCACGGCCCGCGTCTGGTGCCGGTGGCACGCGCCATGATCACCGACTGGCTCGACGCCATGGCGCCCCGTCGCACGCGCTGA
- a CDS encoding VanZ family protein: MTTRLFRLAFVTALVVIFVLSLMPVPEGLMVFSWQDKVEHVLAFFGLGLLGLASRLGRPVVTMTGLLAYGGLIELAQGMTSYRMADPADFLADAIGVALAAVTIRVWMQRTI, from the coding sequence ATGACCACGAGGCTCTTTCGCCTCGCCTTTGTCACCGCCTTGGTGGTGATCTTCGTCCTGTCGCTGATGCCGGTGCCCGAGGGCTTGATGGTGTTCAGCTGGCAGGACAAGGTCGAGCACGTCCTGGCCTTCTTCGGTCTGGGCCTGCTGGGGCTGGCCTCCCGCCTGGGGCGGCCGGTGGTCACCATGACCGGCCTGCTCGCGTATGGCGGGCTCATCGAACTGGCCCAGGGCATGACTTCCTACCGCATGGCCGACCCGGCCGACTTTCTCGCCGACGCTATCGGTGTGGCGTTGGCTGCGGTAACAATTCGGGTTTGGATGCAGCGCACAATCTGA